The Methylomonas koyamae genome has a segment encoding these proteins:
- the rlmD gene encoding 23S rRNA (uracil(1939)-C(5))-methyltransferase RlmD — protein MAHKKKLPLEPVTVTIESLSHDGRGVSHVNGKVVFIDEALPGETLDFVYTDSRRDYAEGKVVELHDRNPHRVEPACRHFGSCGGCSFQHVDDAEQIHFKEELLRDQFRRIGKVEIPQIWEALTGPHWGYRRKARMGVKWVAKKGRVLVGFRERRNPFLAEIDSCKVMHPLVGENLLALGEMIAGLTIKDKIPQIEVAIGDNECILAVRVLEPPTEADKQRLREYAAKLGVTICLQPKGPDSIVPLDGAAEVMPSYSLVEQGVKFNFRPAMFTQVNYEINQKMVTRALAALELNRDDRVLDLFCGLGNFTLPLATLAGHVVGVEGDLPLVNHARENARLNNLQNVEFHVADLSKDVKDQPWSKQKFSKVLLDPSRAGAAEVLHNFKHWQPERIVYVSCNPSTLARDAGILVNELGYKLVKAGVMDMFPQTAHVESIALFVK, from the coding sequence ATGGCCCACAAGAAAAAACTCCCGCTCGAACCCGTTACGGTAACCATCGAATCTTTATCCCACGACGGCCGCGGCGTCAGCCACGTCAACGGCAAAGTGGTGTTCATCGACGAAGCCTTGCCCGGCGAAACGTTGGATTTCGTCTACACCGACAGCCGCCGCGATTACGCCGAGGGCAAGGTCGTCGAATTGCACGATCGAAATCCGCACCGGGTAGAACCGGCTTGCCGGCATTTCGGCAGTTGCGGTGGTTGTAGTTTTCAGCATGTCGACGATGCCGAGCAAATCCATTTCAAAGAAGAACTGTTGCGCGACCAGTTCCGCCGCATCGGTAAAGTGGAAATACCGCAAATCTGGGAGGCGCTGACCGGTCCGCATTGGGGCTATCGGCGCAAAGCCCGGATGGGCGTGAAATGGGTGGCGAAGAAGGGCAGGGTATTGGTCGGCTTTCGCGAGCGGCGTAATCCGTTTTTGGCGGAAATCGATAGCTGCAAGGTCATGCATCCGCTGGTCGGCGAGAATCTGCTGGCCTTGGGCGAAATGATCGCCGGCCTGACGATTAAAGACAAAATTCCGCAAATTGAAGTGGCGATCGGCGATAACGAATGCATATTGGCGGTTCGGGTACTGGAACCGCCGACCGAGGCGGACAAGCAGCGCTTGCGCGAATACGCCGCCAAGTTGGGCGTGACGATTTGCCTGCAACCCAAAGGCCCGGACAGCATCGTGCCGTTGGACGGCGCCGCCGAGGTTATGCCGAGCTATTCGTTGGTCGAGCAGGGCGTCAAATTCAATTTTCGTCCGGCGATGTTTACCCAGGTCAACTACGAAATTAACCAAAAAATGGTGACGCGCGCGCTGGCCGCACTGGAGTTAAACCGCGACGACCGGGTGTTGGATTTATTCTGCGGCTTGGGAAATTTTACCCTGCCGCTGGCGACCCTCGCCGGCCATGTGGTCGGGGTGGAGGGCGATTTGCCGCTGGTTAACCACGCCCGGGAAAACGCCCGACTGAACAATCTGCAAAACGTGGAATTTCACGTCGCCGATTTGAGCAAGGACGTTAAGGATCAGCCTTGGAGCAAGCAGAAGTTCAGCAAGGTTTTGCTCGATCCCTCCCGCGCCGGCGCGGCAGAGGTGTTGCACAATTTCAAGCACTGGCAGCCGGAGCGTATCGTCTACGTGTCCTGCAATCCGTCGACGCTAG
- the cysM gene encoding cysteine synthase CysM, whose protein sequence is MNFPTIESFVGNTPLVRLQRLPVAGGNTVLLKLEGNNPAGSVKDRPAVSMIKHAEARGEIKPGDRLIEATSGNTGIALAMAAAIKGYKMILIMPDNMSAERIASMKAYGAEIILTPAKQSMEGAIDLARAMEARGEGRILDQFANPDNPRAHYEGTGPEIWRDTEGKVTHFVSSMGTTGTIMGTSRYLKEQNPAIQIVGVQPAGESKIPGIRRWPKEYLPKIYDADRVDRIIEVEQLDAENTTRSLAAVEGIFAGVSSGGAVFAALKLAEQVENGVIVTIVCDRGDRYLSTGVFPT, encoded by the coding sequence ATGAACTTTCCAACCATTGAATCTTTTGTCGGAAATACGCCATTGGTGCGCCTGCAGCGTTTGCCGGTGGCCGGCGGCAACACCGTTTTATTGAAGTTGGAAGGCAATAATCCGGCCGGTTCGGTCAAGGATAGGCCGGCGGTCAGCATGATCAAGCACGCTGAAGCCCGCGGCGAGATCAAACCCGGCGACCGCCTGATCGAAGCGACCAGCGGCAATACCGGTATCGCCTTGGCGATGGCCGCGGCGATCAAGGGCTATAAAATGATCTTGATCATGCCCGACAACATGAGTGCGGAACGGATCGCGTCGATGAAAGCCTATGGCGCTGAAATCATTTTGACGCCGGCCAAGCAAAGCATGGAAGGTGCGATTGACTTGGCGCGGGCCATGGAGGCGCGCGGCGAAGGCCGAATCTTGGACCAATTTGCCAATCCGGATAACCCGCGCGCGCATTACGAAGGCACCGGCCCGGAAATCTGGCGCGACACCGAAGGCAAAGTGACTCATTTCGTCAGCTCGATGGGGACTACCGGTACGATTATGGGTACCTCGAGGTATTTAAAAGAGCAAAATCCGGCGATTCAAATCGTCGGCGTGCAGCCGGCAGGGGAATCGAAAATACCCGGCATTCGCCGTTGGCCCAAGGAATACCTGCCGAAAATCTACGACGCCGACCGGGTGGACCGGATCATCGAAGTCGAGCAATTGGATGCGGAAAACACCACGCGCAGTCTGGCCGCCGTTGAAGGTATCTTTGCCGGCGTCTCGTCCGGCGGCGCCGTGTTCGCCGCGTTGAAATTGGCCGAGCAAGTCGAAAATGGCGTGATCGTCACCATCGTCTGCGACCGCGGCGACCGCTATTTGTCGACCGGCGTGTTTCCAACCTGA
- the ppk1 gene encoding polyphosphate kinase 1, whose product MESIDLTSPELYLNREHSLLEFNVRVLAQALDERLPLLERLNYLCISCSNLDEFYEVRVASLLQMAEMDPNLVSADGLTINEQFERISQKAHELVAEQYRVLNEILIPKLESENIRFLRRDRWSPSQKAWLEKYFNEELLPILTPVGLDSAHPFPRILNKSLNFLISLTGKDAFGRNSGRAVLQAPRALPRIIQLPVNETDSGPHDFVFLSSIIHAFVNDLFNGMTVKGCYQFRVTRNSDFFVDDDAIDDLLLAVEGELAMRNYGDEVRLEIDANCPEETTSFLLARFDLTQERLFLANGPVNLSRMQAIYSMVERADLKFPPFKPSVPSALGRNKDFFASIRKQDILLHHPYESFSPVVDFIKQAAADPDVLAIKQTLYRTGVDSPIVAALIKAARAGKEVTVVIELRARFDEKDNIGLAAKLQEAAAHVVYGVVGYKTHAKMCMVLRKEGNTLRNYVHLGTGNYHPRTARLYTDYGLFTCEKELAEDVRRVFMQLTSLGKVSKLNKLLQSPFTLHHGLLKMVEREIEQAKKGKAAKIVIKVNAVVEEQAIQALYRASQAGVEIKLIVRGVCCLRPGVPGVSENIEVRSIVGRFLEHTRVYAFYNGGDWAVFASSADLMNRNLFRRVEVCFPIADKKIAERILGDLDGYLKDNTQAWRLGSDGQYQRVHDEQHPPYQVQAELLKHFCA is encoded by the coding sequence ATGGAATCCATCGACTTGACCAGCCCCGAACTTTACCTGAACCGCGAACACAGCCTGCTGGAATTCAACGTCCGGGTGCTGGCGCAGGCGTTGGACGAACGGCTGCCGCTGCTGGAGCGCCTGAATTACTTATGCATATCCTGTTCCAACCTCGACGAGTTCTACGAAGTGCGCGTCGCCAGCTTGTTGCAAATGGCGGAAATGGACCCCAATCTGGTCAGCGCCGACGGCCTGACCATCAACGAACAGTTCGAGAGAATTTCGCAGAAAGCCCACGAACTGGTCGCCGAACAGTACCGGGTACTGAACGAAATCCTGATCCCCAAGCTGGAGAGCGAAAACATCCGCTTCCTGCGCCGCGACCGCTGGTCGCCGTCGCAAAAAGCCTGGCTGGAAAAATACTTCAACGAGGAATTGCTGCCGATTCTGACGCCGGTGGGTTTGGATTCGGCCCACCCGTTTCCGCGCATCCTGAACAAGAGTTTGAATTTTCTCATCTCGTTGACCGGAAAGGACGCGTTCGGCCGTAACAGCGGCCGCGCCGTGCTGCAGGCGCCGCGGGCGCTGCCGCGCATCATTCAATTGCCGGTCAACGAAACCGACAGCGGCCCGCACGATTTCGTGTTTCTGTCGTCTATCATCCACGCCTTCGTCAACGACCTGTTCAACGGCATGACGGTCAAAGGCTGCTACCAATTCCGCGTCACCCGCAACAGCGATTTTTTCGTCGACGACGACGCCATCGACGATTTGCTGTTGGCGGTCGAAGGCGAGCTGGCGATGCGCAACTACGGCGACGAGGTCAGGTTGGAAATCGACGCCAACTGTCCGGAAGAAACCACCAGCTTTCTATTAGCCCGCTTCGACCTGACCCAGGAGCGGCTGTTTCTAGCCAACGGCCCGGTCAATTTAAGCCGGATGCAAGCCATCTATAGCATGGTCGAACGGGCCGATTTAAAATTCCCGCCGTTCAAACCCAGCGTACCGTCGGCTCTCGGCCGCAACAAAGACTTCTTCGCCAGCATACGTAAACAGGACATCCTGCTACACCACCCCTACGAATCGTTTTCGCCGGTGGTGGACTTCATCAAGCAGGCCGCGGCCGATCCCGATGTGTTGGCGATCAAGCAAACGCTGTACCGGACCGGCGTAGATTCGCCCATCGTTGCCGCGCTGATCAAAGCCGCCCGTGCCGGTAAGGAAGTCACGGTCGTAATCGAATTGCGCGCCCGCTTCGACGAGAAGGACAACATCGGCCTGGCCGCCAAATTGCAGGAAGCTGCCGCCCACGTGGTGTACGGCGTAGTCGGTTATAAGACCCACGCCAAAATGTGCATGGTGCTGCGTAAGGAGGGCAACACCTTGCGCAATTACGTCCATCTCGGCACCGGCAACTACCACCCGCGCACGGCCAGGCTGTATACCGATTACGGCTTGTTCACCTGCGAAAAGGAACTAGCCGAGGACGTGCGGCGGGTATTCATGCAATTGACCAGTTTGGGTAAGGTCAGCAAACTGAATAAATTGCTGCAATCGCCGTTTACGCTGCATCACGGCTTGCTGAAAATGGTGGAAAGAGAGATCGAGCAAGCCAAGAAGGGTAAAGCCGCAAAGATCGTCATCAAGGTCAATGCAGTGGTCGAGGAGCAGGCGATCCAGGCCCTCTACCGCGCCTCCCAGGCCGGCGTCGAGATCAAATTAATCGTGCGCGGCGTTTGCTGCCTGCGGCCGGGTGTACCGGGGGTTTCCGAGAATATCGAAGTCCGCTCCATCGTCGGCCGCTTCCTGGAACATACTCGGGTTTATGCCTTCTACAACGGCGGTGACTGGGCCGTGTTTGCCTCCAGCGCGGACCTGATGAACCGCAACCTGTTCCGCCGCGTCGAAGTCTGCTTCCCCATCGCCGACAAGAAAATCGCCGAACGCATACTCGGCGACCTGGACGGTTATTTGAAGGACAACACCCAGGCCTGGCGGCTCGGCTCCGACGGCCAATACCAAAGGGTGCATGACGAGCAGCATCCGCCCTACCAAGTACAAGCCGAGCTACTGAAACATTTTTGTGCCTGA
- the dnaQ gene encoding DNA polymerase III subunit epsilon — MSKPVTRQVVLDTETTGINPKEGHKVIEIGCVELVNRRLTRNHFHVYLNPDREIDAGAIEVHGITNEFLRDKPRFADVVDDFMAFTAGAELIIHNAPFDVGFLNHELSLLPRETRTVESNSSVFDTLAYARKKHPGARNSLDALCKRYGIDNSHRELHGALLDAEILADVYLLMTGGQASLLDEGDQQDGGLERAIVRLPAERPRLKVISCSDDELAAHRQRLAKIGKASGGLCLWQE; from the coding sequence ATGAGCAAACCGGTAACCCGCCAAGTCGTCCTCGATACCGAAACCACCGGTATCAATCCGAAAGAAGGCCATAAAGTCATCGAAATCGGCTGCGTCGAATTGGTCAACCGCCGGCTGACCCGCAACCATTTCCACGTCTACCTGAATCCGGACCGGGAGATCGACGCCGGGGCGATCGAGGTGCACGGCATCACCAACGAATTCCTGCGCGACAAACCGCGCTTCGCCGACGTGGTCGACGATTTCATGGCATTTACCGCCGGTGCCGAACTGATCATCCATAACGCGCCGTTCGACGTCGGCTTCTTGAATCACGAACTGTCGCTGCTGCCGCGAGAAACCCGCACTGTGGAAAGCAACAGCAGCGTATTCGACACGCTGGCTTACGCCCGCAAAAAACACCCTGGCGCCCGTAATAGTCTGGACGCGTTGTGCAAACGTTACGGCATCGACAACAGCCACCGGGAATTGCACGGCGCGTTGCTCGATGCCGAGATTCTGGCCGACGTCTATTTACTAATGACCGGCGGCCAAGCCTCGTTGCTGGACGAGGGCGACCAGCAGGACGGCGGCTTAGAACGCGCCATCGTCAGACTGCCGGCGGAACGGCCGCGGTTGAAGGTCATTTCCTGTAGCGACGACGAATTGGCGGCGCATCGGCAACGTTTAGCTAAAATTGGTAAAGCCAGCGGCGGACTCTGCCTGTGGCAAGAATAA
- a CDS encoding Rrf2 family transcriptional regulator — protein sequence MQLTAHTDYALRVLIYLNVNNEKLVTITELADFFGISRNHLVKVVHKLGVKGFIQTVRGKGGGIRLSRPGREISIGSVVREVEGRFQMAECFNPKKQGLCPLEYGCGLTGLLGRAIEQFLQTLDKAALSDISVPAMSAKSVAGLVEPGRDPR from the coding sequence ATGCAACTGACTGCCCATACCGATTACGCGCTGCGCGTACTGATATATCTGAACGTCAATAACGAAAAATTGGTAACGATTACCGAGCTGGCCGATTTCTTCGGTATTTCCCGCAACCATCTGGTCAAAGTCGTGCACAAGCTGGGGGTAAAGGGTTTTATCCAGACCGTACGCGGCAAAGGCGGCGGCATCCGCTTGTCCCGGCCCGGTCGGGAAATCAGTATCGGCAGCGTGGTCCGCGAAGTCGAAGGCCGGTTTCAAATGGCCGAGTGCTTCAACCCGAAGAAACAAGGGCTATGCCCTTTGGAGTATGGCTGCGGCTTGACCGGTTTGCTGGGCAGGGCCATCGAGCAATTTTTGCAAACGCTGGATAAAGCCGCGTTAAGCGACATCAGCGTACCGGCAATGTCGGCCAAATCCGTCGCCGGTCTGGTCGAGCCGGGCCGCGACCCGCGCTAA
- a CDS encoding c-type cytochrome has translation MSEQIPARWASETFWKKTAIWVTGGSFVLLVILTFDSLAKISAGGPRVPAFSVINKEVGYRFDKTKQRYQPVIGDDAPLFGKTLSEEEAEKLVDLGKKTVQAKNCMNCHTLLGNGAYYAPDLTKAWLDQGWIAKESREQMMLNFLLDPEKNARTFGSNRKMPNLEITPQEAEGIVAFLKWMASIDTNGFPHNFRALGAEE, from the coding sequence ATGAGTGAACAAATTCCAGCCCGCTGGGCGTCGGAAACTTTCTGGAAGAAAACCGCAATCTGGGTCACCGGCGGCTCATTTGTACTGCTAGTGATATTAACCTTCGACTCTTTGGCGAAAATTTCCGCCGGCGGCCCGCGGGTACCGGCTTTCAGCGTGATCAATAAAGAGGTCGGTTACCGTTTCGATAAAACCAAACAACGCTACCAGCCGGTGATCGGCGACGACGCTCCGCTATTCGGCAAGACCTTAAGCGAAGAGGAAGCGGAAAAACTGGTCGATCTGGGTAAGAAAACCGTGCAGGCCAAAAATTGCATGAATTGCCACACGCTGCTCGGCAACGGCGCCTATTATGCGCCGGATCTGACCAAGGCCTGGCTGGACCAAGGCTGGATCGCCAAAGAATCGCGCGAACAGATGATGCTAAATTTCTTGCTCGATCCGGAAAAGAACGCCCGGACGTTCGGTTCCAACCGCAAGATGCCGAACCTGGAGATCACCCCGCAAGAAGCCGAAGGCATCGTCGCTTTCCTGAAATGGATGGCATCCATCGATACCAACGGTTTCCCGCACAATTTCAGAGCACTCGGCGCAGAGGAATAA
- a CDS encoding cbb3-type cytochrome c oxidase subunit I codes for MSATTYQDKAAACWTGCKQSYAAFQANPHLTGGQKLAVHYFTVALVLFMAQLLFGLLAGLQFLFPSFLYEILDFNVNRMVHINAMVVWMLYGFIGSVYWFLEDESGVQIVGLKWGQLAFWVLTGAVTLVVLVYLFIQFGAGNDTSLWLINEGREYIEAPRWADIGIVVVVLTFFYNVAATFAKGQWSGIAGVLVLDLVALAGLYLAGMFYVTNISVDQYWWWWVIHLWVEATWEVLVGCIMAWSLMKLLGVRRQIVQTWLYIEVALMFGSGILGLGHHYFWIGTPEYWFSIGGFFSALEPIPLVAMVVHSVYDSGVHRFKNSNHPALAWIIAHTFGNFLGAGVWGFMHTLPQINLYTHGTQWSASHGHLAFFGAYATINIAFFYLAAQQARGNVWMGGDLANGWRWKAAAILLNVGVLGMTVALLIAGYEQSFIERAVEGSTWAGYFAAQNHPWFMQAMVWRMVFGLMTAAGGGLLFWDLLDIGKGEQRPAAVIANATE; via the coding sequence ATGTCAGCGACAACCTATCAAGATAAAGCCGCCGCCTGCTGGACCGGCTGCAAACAATCCTACGCCGCGTTCCAGGCCAACCCGCACTTAACCGGCGGCCAGAAGCTGGCGGTACACTATTTCACCGTCGCGCTGGTGTTGTTCATGGCGCAATTGCTGTTCGGACTGCTGGCCGGCCTGCAATTTCTATTTCCGAGCTTTTTGTACGAAATCCTGGATTTCAACGTCAACCGCATGGTGCATATCAACGCCATGGTGGTGTGGATGCTGTACGGCTTCATCGGCTCGGTGTACTGGTTTCTGGAAGACGAAAGCGGCGTCCAGATCGTCGGCCTGAAGTGGGGGCAATTGGCATTCTGGGTGCTGACCGGCGCCGTCACGTTAGTGGTTTTGGTCTACCTGTTCATCCAGTTCGGCGCCGGCAACGACACCTCGCTGTGGCTGATCAACGAAGGCCGCGAATACATCGAAGCGCCGCGCTGGGCCGACATCGGCATCGTGGTTGTGGTGTTGACCTTCTTTTATAACGTCGCCGCTACCTTCGCCAAAGGCCAATGGTCCGGCATCGCCGGCGTACTGGTGCTGGACTTGGTGGCCTTGGCCGGTTTGTATCTGGCCGGCATGTTTTACGTCACCAATATCTCGGTCGACCAATACTGGTGGTGGTGGGTCATCCATCTGTGGGTGGAAGCCACCTGGGAAGTCTTGGTCGGCTGCATCATGGCCTGGAGTTTAATGAAACTGCTCGGCGTGCGCCGCCAGATCGTGCAAACCTGGCTGTATATTGAAGTGGCGCTGATGTTCGGCTCCGGCATCCTGGGCTTGGGCCACCATTATTTCTGGATCGGCACGCCGGAATATTGGTTCAGCATCGGCGGTTTCTTCTCGGCGTTGGAACCGATCCCGCTGGTGGCGATGGTGGTGCATTCGGTCTACGACTCCGGCGTCCACCGCTTCAAAAATAGCAACCACCCTGCCCTGGCCTGGATCATCGCCCATACCTTCGGCAACTTTCTCGGCGCGGGCGTTTGGGGTTTCATGCATACCCTGCCGCAAATCAATTTGTACACCCACGGCACGCAATGGTCGGCCTCGCACGGCCATCTGGCCTTCTTCGGCGCCTACGCCACCATCAACATCGCCTTCTTTTATTTGGCGGCGCAACAAGCGCGCGGCAATGTCTGGATGGGCGGCGACCTGGCCAACGGTTGGCGCTGGAAAGCCGCGGCGATTTTATTGAATGTCGGCGTCTTGGGCATGACCGTAGCCTTGCTGATCGCCGGCTACGAGCAATCCTTCATCGAGCGTGCCGTCGAAGGCTCGACCTGGGCCGGCTACTTCGCCGCGCAAAACCACCCCTGGTTTATGCAAGCCATGGTCTGGCGCATGGTATTCGGCTTGATGACCGCGGCAGGCGGTGGCTTGCTGTTCTGGGATTTGCTGGACATCGGCAAAGGCGAACAACGGCCCGCCGCCGTGATCGCCAACGCAACCGAATAA
- a CDS encoding type I restriction endonuclease subunit R: protein MKPTDTSEKGLEALIVKHLTGQPTPDFAADNAVQSSVGYYSVGGYQQGLPADYNRDVALDVVKLLAFLQATQPKTVETLELAQDGIKRSQFLHRIQGEIAKRGVVDVLRKGVSHGPVHADLYKFLPTPGNASSAENFAKNIFSVTRQLRYSNDETARSLDMAIFINGLPVATFELKNSLTKQTVADAITQYQTDRDPRELLFQMGRCIVHFAVDDSEVAFCTHLTGKTAWFLPFNQGWNSGAGNPPNPDGLKTDYLWKQVLAKESLANIIENFAQIVEEEDERGKKKRKQVFPRFHQLRTVRALLRLCGAEGVGRRYLIQHSAGSGKSNTIAWLAHQLVELKQADDANSAQFDSVVVITDRRALDTQIAKTIKGYDHVASIFGHSDSAEELRGFLRKGKKIIVTTVQKFPFILDELDDLGSRRFALLIDEAHSSQGGKTTAKMHIALSAAPGDDEDDEESVEDAVNKLIESRKMLANASYFAFTATPKNKTLELFGERYQEGGDVHFRSPPELTYTTKQAIQEGFILDVIKNYTPVDSFYRVAKTVEDDPDFDKVKALKKIRHYVESHDKAIRRKAEIMIDHFTAQVIGKRKIGGQARAMVVCNGIARAIDYYREISDYLQEIKSPYKAIVAFSGEQEVGGKNVTEADMNGFPSKDIPAKLKQDPYRILIVANKFVTGFDEPLLHTMYVDKPLAGVLAVQTLSRLNRAHPQKHDTFVLDFADNAEAVKAAFQEYYRATVQVGETDPNKLHDLKNDLDGHQVYAWQQVEDLVALYVKGADRDKLDPILDICVEAYQQQLDENAQVEFKGKAKAFVRSYGFLGAILTYGHPAWEKLAIFLNFLIPKLPAPKEEDLSKGVLVAIDMDSYRPEVKAALSMGMEDEDGSVEPAPTSAGGGGGITEIDKLSNIIKAFNDLFGNIEWKDGDKIRKVITEDIPNRVSQDKAYQNAVQHSDKQNARLEHDKALNRVILELLADHTELFKQFSDNANFKRWLTDTVFDVTYRPGSTGSADHSSRLKTRAASIVRAAFGDAPIWIKAVEALFGQLDAGERDSLNLADLAAVEAREQLSVSHILFPVLNLLSADDVGVLRREFIEIDSKPANRPLNFDAVRQRAQAGGANADWADSLSMRWVVLPEAKVNAGGRDER from the coding sequence ATGAAGCCCACCGACACCAGCGAAAAAGGTTTGGAAGCCCTGATCGTTAAACATCTCACTGGTCAACCGACACCCGACTTTGCCGCGGATAACGCGGTTCAATCCAGCGTGGGTTATTACAGCGTCGGCGGCTATCAGCAAGGCCTGCCCGCCGATTACAACCGCGACGTGGCGCTGGATGTCGTCAAGTTGCTGGCCTTTTTGCAGGCCACCCAGCCCAAGACTGTCGAAACCTTGGAGTTGGCGCAGGACGGCATCAAACGCAGCCAGTTTCTGCATCGCATTCAGGGCGAAATCGCCAAGCGCGGCGTGGTGGATGTGTTGCGCAAAGGCGTCAGCCACGGCCCGGTGCATGCCGATTTGTATAAATTTCTGCCGACGCCGGGCAATGCCAGCTCGGCGGAGAATTTCGCTAAAAATATTTTCAGCGTCACCCGCCAGCTACGTTACAGCAACGACGAAACCGCGCGCTCGCTGGACATGGCAATTTTCATCAACGGCCTGCCGGTGGCGACTTTTGAACTGAAAAACTCGCTGACCAAACAAACGGTGGCCGATGCCATCACGCAATATCAAACCGACCGCGACCCGCGCGAATTGTTGTTTCAAATGGGCCGTTGCATCGTGCATTTTGCGGTGGACGATAGCGAGGTGGCGTTTTGCACCCATCTGACCGGCAAAACGGCGTGGTTTTTACCCTTCAATCAGGGCTGGAACAGTGGCGCCGGCAATCCGCCCAATCCGGACGGACTGAAAACCGATTATCTGTGGAAGCAGGTGCTGGCCAAAGAATCGCTGGCCAACATCATCGAAAACTTTGCCCAGATCGTCGAAGAGGAAGACGAACGCGGCAAGAAAAAACGCAAGCAGGTATTTCCGCGTTTCCATCAACTGCGCACGGTGCGGGCCTTGTTGCGTCTTTGTGGTGCCGAAGGCGTGGGCCGCCGCTACCTGATTCAGCATTCGGCCGGCAGCGGCAAGAGCAATACCATCGCCTGGCTGGCGCATCAGTTGGTGGAGTTGAAGCAAGCCGACGACGCCAACAGCGCCCAGTTCGATTCGGTGGTCGTCATCACCGACCGCCGCGCCTTGGATACGCAGATTGCCAAGACCATCAAGGGCTATGACCACGTTGCTTCGATCTTTGGCCACTCCGATAGCGCCGAGGAATTGCGCGGCTTTCTGCGCAAGGGCAAAAAAATCATCGTCACCACGGTGCAAAAGTTTCCGTTCATTCTGGATGAATTGGACGACCTGGGGTCCCGGCGTTTCGCACTGCTGATCGACGAAGCGCATTCCAGCCAGGGCGGCAAGACCACCGCCAAGATGCATATCGCCTTGTCCGCCGCGCCCGGCGACGACGAGGACGACGAAGAGTCGGTCGAGGATGCGGTGAACAAGCTGATCGAGTCGCGCAAGATGCTGGCCAACGCCAGCTACTTTGCCTTTACCGCGACGCCGAAAAACAAAACCCTGGAGTTATTCGGCGAGCGTTACCAGGAAGGCGGCGACGTACATTTTCGTTCGCCGCCGGAATTGACCTACACCACCAAGCAGGCGATTCAGGAAGGTTTCATCCTGGATGTGATCAAGAATTACACGCCGGTGGACAGCTTTTACCGCGTCGCCAAGACCGTGGAAGACGACCCGGATTTTGACAAGGTCAAGGCGCTGAAAAAAATCCGCCATTACGTCGAGTCGCACGACAAGGCCATACGCCGCAAGGCCGAAATCATGATCGATCATTTCACGGCGCAAGTGATCGGCAAGCGCAAAATCGGCGGTCAGGCGCGGGCGATGGTGGTGTGCAATGGCATCGCGCGGGCCATCGATTATTACCGCGAGATCAGCGACTATTTGCAGGAAATCAAAAGTCCGTACAAGGCCATCGTGGCGTTCTCTGGCGAACAAGAAGTGGGCGGCAAGAATGTTACCGAAGCCGATATGAATGGTTTCCCTAGCAAGGACATTCCGGCCAAGCTGAAGCAAGACCCGTATCGGATTTTGATCGTCGCCAACAAATTCGTCACCGGCTTCGACGAACCGTTGCTGCATACGATGTACGTCGACAAGCCGTTGGCCGGGGTGTTGGCTGTACAAACCCTGTCGCGGTTGAATCGCGCCCACCCGCAAAAACACGATACCTTCGTGCTGGATTTTGCCGACAACGCCGAAGCGGTGAAGGCGGCGTTTCAGGAATATTACCGCGCCACGGTGCAGGTCGGCGAAACCGACCCGAACAAACTACATGACCTGAAAAACGATCTGGACGGCCATCAGGTATATGCCTGGCAGCAAGTTGAGGACTTGGTGGCGTTGTACGTCAAAGGCGCGGACCGCGACAAGCTGGACCCGATTCTGGATATTTGCGTCGAAGCGTACCAGCAGCAGTTGGATGAAAATGCGCAAGTCGAGTTTAAGGGTAAAGCCAAAGCCTTCGTGCGTAGTTATGGATTCCTTGGGGCTATTTTGACCTATGGTCACCCGGCCTGGGAAAAGCTGGCAATTTTCCTGAATTTCCTCATTCCAAAATTACCGGCGCCGAAAGAGGAAGACCTTTCCAAGGGTGTGCTCGTTGCCATCGACATGGATAGCTATCGGCCGGAAGTGAAAGCCGCGTTGAGTATGGGCATGGAGGACGAAGATGGCAGTGTGGAACCGGCACCGACCAGCGCGGGTGGCGGCGGTGGGATTACCGAAATCGACAAATTGTCCAACATCATCAAAGCCTTTAACGACTTGTTCGGCAATATCGAATGGAAGGATGGCGACAAAATTCGCAAGGTGATTACCGAGGACATTCCGAATCGGGTTTCTCAAGACAAGGCCTATCAAAATGCCGTGCAGCACTCCGACAAACAGAACGCTCGCCTCGAACATGACAAGGCGTTAAATCGCGTGATTCTCGAACTACTGGCCGATCATACTGAGCTGTTCAAACAGTTTAGCGACAATGCCAACTTTAAGCGCTGGTTGACTGATACGGTGTTTGACGTGACTTATAGGCCGGGATCGACTGGCTCAGCCGACCATTCGAGTCGGCTGAAAACCCGAGCCGCCAGTATAGTACGGGCTGCGTTTGGCGATGCGCCGATCTGGATCAAGGCGGTGGAGGCTTTATTTGGCCAACTCGATGCGGGCGAGCGAGATTCTTTGAATTTGGCGGACCTGGCGGCAGTTGAGGCGCGGGAACAGCTCTCGGTCAGCCATATCCTGTTCCCGGTATTGAATTTACTATCGGCCGACGATGTGGGCGTATTGCGCCGCGAGTTTATTGAAATAGACAGCAAGCCGGCAAATCGGCCATTGAATTTTGATGCCGTGCGGCAGCGGGCACAAGCCGGTGGTGCGAACGCGGATTGGGCGGACAGCTTGAGCATGCGCTGGGTGGTGTTGCCGGAAGCGAAGGTAAACGCGGGAGGCCGCGATGAGCGGTAA